In Toxoplasma gondii ME49 chromosome X, whole genome shotgun sequence, a single genomic region encodes these proteins:
- a CDS encoding ubiquitin carboxyl-terminal hydrolase (encoded by transcript TGME49_223450), which translates to MFSTTTRDRARPFHKPSRLSTLLPSRSSSASPPRGSLSKFPPSRAIVGLRNFGNTCYCNAPLQVLFSCQQFCHHFLSLVHARKQAHPSSPYRGRLLEAWVALLHHIYTPALSSGDGFGDRSQETGDTFADSSSDAGDRLGERLQSSRARQASRKETIRHDNSSLHSRPQGLSLSTGSRDCTDGRQCPGRLLGGDGPVSAPVEAGASQSCLKLLELMRRQHAQFAEFQQCDAHEFLRTFLDGLSAECNEAGWEQSAGVPGRAAGRGCPRLEPHAGGETLEDVRGEDPARTSERFWAANLARERSVVTDLFAGQLATIIECDRCRQRRHRFDSFLDLSLEFPANDLRGVAPSDAPPPGAGGVLLQDMLQHAFGGETSDRQAVDCPFCGVRCTAHIRRCLWRLPPEYLVLHIKRFSWDPRLEDMRRIDTRLKVTQDLDMSPYCRFSEHASVKNAVFRLEGVVSQLGTAYSGHYTALAMTGGGRWTYFSDDYVSACEFSPDPRGVYLLVFRRASNLLSGSDSTAVRRSSPPVQGFSRPHDTGKGGCASRLVHARTAQNHPGRGATGRDTRGDSCGDTSGPHRRRRSSSSLETALGVPVAEAASSKTRSPPLNAEIVRGRRWTEASERSAPEEPKDRPDGRRRETEQRELEGRKRRERRQRSEGTAEDKKGAERRELERERNEGGEQGGRLCRVSLSRSRVFQRRSEQASEAEVTVSPHSSESEERRRLPGGLRDRLTLRWRREAAAEPEKRELPRAKLETCPTFETEVGQRLAIMSRRLSESCAGRHFASEEETRSCNSEETCASEEACDRQATKGFSAASRFRSACARESHTLTVSEHAASPLLCLETETPDTGAETPHSAVAAELAASRRPRARGRDLPSRSSDEDAASASTETSSSALSSPSSSPFSSRHWLSSRGASDKFASSLLFRRKRGVPASLATAANETSCDLRASLLPAQPRPVSSPDGPVSEGAASGPVGRADSSRTQATSGRPDTPRRRFGLYSGRRWRAVRAPAESPSRCRGQETPASNPSTCGSESDEEATSSSLWSRESRKQQGPTLEGGQPLRESRGLRSRKKECSPSFSRGIQDLVNRPTLLTGMSRIARRGNSSRRSGRADCREQCGDTASFERDAATGLGDAPGSSSAGASSLALCLSSVSSSRPSTRPHNVETATAGAVCGVSRTGPKRSLSSLLRGRPRVHASSTCSSSGSSPSSLKPGTSGIGDRGERKRGERGERKRGERRDRKRGERGERKRGDSSPGTGASPEGQQVGGDASRKSRSRGPLAALRSAAAVASGAFARVKTKEEEERGRDDATRKQKSKERNEATSGGWTGVVSLGDRRVRGDAFGLGLGAGEKTDRENEERGPERRETPVEGATDTGVETPSTNDGKADPPREPSSFSLFASEGCGGVLSVQASIGAQLATPATAETPFVDAAAPPPPPSEKSAVPARIVRTAPPVSTQASLPISVPPSPPPPLLEVKSFPRRSSAASIASIGPPSACAPGTCDLRTPAGVVAPAVSAVSLQPAAFSLSRDTRSIEGQAWSRKETRREKRELCDRQQRRDSAEEGPQCRLSSVSLRSAQATSPVSPICSMPRRVSATNTSASTDGRVSASSISQDAPCGDCYAFCPAVSLSDTQAASFAPPPFVSCPSHRRAPSPRGSPFSASSLDFGRAFSTELLSRHGDAARGRAVGVSQLAVFAGRAAGETQDTPQREDIEREERQSDSTHTRERRQEKREVVLNAVDHRHGETSRSLHSTQARALWRSTPHSCDPSLAFVEKRGVSTASPTDSSRSEPIASASGFGRDRRQPEDGETRDAALAGLMQARVDFGSEGEDTFVDREEARPQAVFSCSPLHQRSGCGAFVSLLALAADEAELRAEELRLEERLKALQVLGCPADFIAAGDGDRETEEDRSPNAADGLGSAFSADLGRGRSCGSACFSSANVREVEENEEASLGAVESSAAPPATEVSPRPAASGGSPPSRLAGGLEERRRRRTSGKKEEEQPTDQTPGETPAKARERRFEERRGDEGGAKKRERSAERPATARHPSVHRRNRGKLQSPRELGAALPVLEEDTEKERKETEQPLRWGEHEGEDCLGRETRTENEGENREEEPRKEETQKEDTERDKGAVGSCGGTVPCLLLEISDSGSLASWSGSRSEASKKETGELGAQRPSSGSAKEGKSEASEKRFLCVSKRCQETSAPPVGTCRTHESIQVADSVSSSEPRMSSSLSSSSTCLNVASEERVHRIALAGQKRGKETKRSALDSHQTPLLASPFPGTRRLAGVRGKEADREARRGGERTGADRRHEQPTNERGESAFFRDARVDDTPETEGDAGDDEKAEDEREEEAGISESSTLVAAMQRRKGESNNLHVAAATRGRRAHPTAFRNRLFVT; encoded by the exons ATGTTTTCGACGACGACGCGTGACCGGGCGCGGCCGTTCCACAAGCCTTCGAGGCTCTCGACCCTGTTGCCGTCGCGTTCGTCGTCCGCGTCCCCGCCCCGAGGTTCTCTCTCCAAGTTCCCTCCCTCGCGAGCGATTGTCGGCTTGAGGAACTTCGGAAATACGTGCTACTGCAACGCGCCACTGCAGgtcttgttttcttgtcaACAGTTCTGCCAccattttctctcgctggtGCATGCCCGCAAACAGGCTCACCCTTCCTCACCCTACCGCGGCCGACTCCTCGAAGCCTGGGTTGCCCTCCTCCACCACATCTACACCCCTGCCCTCTCCAGTGGAGACGGCTTTGGAGACCGTTCCCAAGAGACCGGAGACACCTTTGCAGACAGCTCCAGCGACGCCGGAGACCGGCTGGGGGAACGCCTGCAGAGTTCCCGAGCTCGGCAAGCGTCCAGGAAAGAGACGATCAGACACGACAATTCGTCTCTGCATTCGCGACCGCAgggactctctctctcgacaggCAGCAGGGACTGCACAGACGGGCGGCAGTGCCCAGGACGCCTGCTCGGAGGCGACGGACCTGTCTCAGCGCCGGTGGAGGCCGGCGCGAGTCAGAGTTGTCTGAAGCTTCTGGAGCTCATGCGGCGCCAGCATGCACAGTTTGCAGAATTTCAACAGTGCGACGCCCACGAGTTTCTGCGGACCTTTCTGGACGGCTTATCTGCAGAGTGCAACGAGGCAGGCTGGGAGCAGAGTGCCGGAGTTCCCGGCCGCGCCGCAGGTCGAGGGTGTCCACGCCTAGagccgcatgcaggcggAGAGACGCTTGAGGACGTCCGGGGCGAGGACCCGGCGCGGACCAGCGAACGGTTCTGGGCCGCGAACTTGGCTCGCGAAAGATCTGTCGTCACGGACTTATTTGCTGGCCAGCTGGCGACGATCATTGAGTGCGACAGATGCAGACAGCGGCGACACCGCTTCGACTCATTCCTCGATCTGTCGCTCGAATTCCCCGCCAACGACCTGCGAGGAGTTGCGCCCAGTGACGCGCCGCCCCCCGGCGCCGGTGGGGTCCTCCTCCAGGACATGCTTCAACATGCCTTCGGTGGAGAGACATCC gACCGACAGGCCGTCGACTGTCCGTTCTGCGGGGTGAGGTGCACAGCCCACATtcgccggtgtctctggCGCCTGCCGCCAGAGTACCTCGTTCTCCACATCAAGCGTTTCTCCTGGGATCCCCGACTCGAGGACATGCGCCGAATCGATACGCGCCTGAAAGTCACGCAGGATCTAGACATGTCCCCCTACTGCCGGTTCTCAG AGCATGCATCGGTGAAAAATGCAGTGTTTAGACTCGAGGGCGTCGTCTCTCAACTCGGCACTGCCTACAGCGGCCATTACACAGC cCTGGCTATGACGGGAGGGGGTCGGTGGACCTACTTTAGCGACGACTACGTCAGTGCATGCGAGTTCTCTCCAGACCCTAGGGGCGTCTATCTGCTCGTCTTTCGCCGCGCTTCCAATCTCCTGTCAG GCTCAGATTCAACTGCCGTTCGTCGTTCGTCGCCCCCTGTGCAAGGTTTCTCACGGCCTCACGACACGGGCAAAGGCGGCTGCGCCAGTCGCttggtgcatgcgcgaaccGCTCAGAACCATCCGGGCCGAGGAGCCACCGGCAGAGACACCAGGGGAGACAGTTGCGGAGACACCAGCGGACCCCACAGGCGCCGCAGGAGCTCGAGCAGTCTGGAGACAGCCTTGGGCGTTCCGGTCGCCGAGGCTGCTTCGTCGAAGACGCGGTCGCCGCCCCTGAACGCTGAAATTGTGCGAGGTCGACGCTGGACAGAAGCCAGCGAGCGCAGTGCGCCTGAAGAGCCAAAAGACAGGCCTGAcggtcgaagaagagagacagaacagagggagttggaggggagaaagagaagagagagaaggcagagaagcgagggaactgcggaagacaagaaaggtgcagaaaggagagagctcgagagagaaaggaatgAAGGTGGAGAACAAGGCGGGCGCCTTTGTCGAGTGTCGCTGTCTCGGAGTCGAGTTTTTCAGCGACGGTCGGAACAGGCAAGCGAAGCTGAAGTGACTGTTTCTCCCCACTCTTcggaaagtgaagagaggcGCCGCCTCCCCGGAGGCCTGAGAGACAGACTGACTCTGCgctggagacgcgaggctgctgcagagccggagaagagagaactccCGAGAGCGAAACTTGAGACCTGTCCGACGTTCGAGACAGAAGTAGGGCAGCGCCTCGCCATCATGTCTCGCCGCCTTTCAGAGTCCTGCGCCGGGAGACACTTcgcgtctgaagaagagactcgtTCTTGTAACAGTGAAGAAACTTGTGCCTCCGAGGAAGCGTGCGACAGACAAGCCACGAAAGGCTTCAGCGCTGCCTCTCGCTTTCGGTCCGCTTGCGCGCGTGAGAGTCATACCCTCACTGTCTCCGAGCATGCTGCCTCGCCCCTCCTGTGTctagaaacagagacacccgacACCGGCGCAGAGACACCCCACTCCGCAGTGGCCGCGGAGCTGGCGGCCTCGCGACGGCCGCGCGCTCGGGGCAGGGATCTCCCATCGCGCTCCTCGGACGAAGACGCTGCGTCTGCAAGCACAGaaacgtcttcttccgctctgtcatctccctcgtcctctccgttttcctcgcgaCACTGGCTGTCTTCGAGGGGAGCCTCAGACAAATTCGcatcttctctgctttttcgccGCAAACGTGGAGTTCCGGCCTCTCTGGCGACCGCGGCCAACGAGACCTCTTGCGACCTCCGCGCTTCGCTGCTGCCCGCCCAACCtcgccctgtctcctcgcccgaTGGGCCTGTCTCCGAGGGCGCGGCGTCGGGGCCCGTGGGGCGCGCAGACAGTTCGCGGACGCAGGCGACGAGCGGGAGGCCGGACACGCCGCGGAGGCGgttcggcttatattcggggCGGCGGTGGCGAGCGGTTCGAGCGCCTGCCGAGTCTCCGAGTCGATGCCGAGGGCAGGAGACTCCGGCAAGCAATCCGAGCACTTGCGGCAGCGAGtcagacgaggaggcgacgtcttcttctctgtggtcgcgagagagcaggaagcaGCAAGGACCGACTCTGGAGGGCGGGCAGCCTCTCCGAGAGTCGAGAGGCctgagaagcaggaaaaagGAATGTTCTCCGAGTTTTTCGAGAGGGATCCAAGACTTGGTGAATCGGCCAACGCTGCTCACAGGCATGAGCAGAAtcgcgagaagaggcaacTCCTCGAGGCGATCTGGCCGCGCCGACTGCCGCGAGCAGTGTGGGGACACAGCGTCCTTTGAAAGAGACGCCGCGACGGGACTCGGAGACGCCCCTGGCTCCTCTTCGGCTGGCGCATCCTCCCTTgccctttgtctctcttcagtctcctcttcgcgaCCGTCCACAAGGCCTCACAACGTAGAGACTGCAACTGCGGGGGCCGTGTGTGGGGTGTCTCGAACTGGGCCGAAGCGCagcctgtcttctctgctgcgagGGAGACCTCGTGTCCATGCTTCGTCTACGTGCTCGTCGTCGGGCagctcgccttcttctttgaaGCCAGGAACTTCGGGGAtaggagacagaggcgaaagaaagaggggagagaggggcgaaagaaagaggggagagagacgcgacagaaagaggggagagagaggcgaaagaaagaggggagacagctCGCCGGGGACAGGCGCGAGCCCAGAAGGGCAGCAGGTGGGGGGGGACGCCTCAAGGAAGTCACGGTCGCGCGGCCCGCTCGCGGCTCTGCGGTCGGCAGCGGCAGTGGCCTCGGGAGCTTTTGCGCGggtgaagacgaaagaagaagaagagcgaggaagggaCGATGCGACTCGGAAACaaaagagcaaagagaggaacgaagcgACGTCGGGGGGTTGGACCGGAGTCGTCAGTCTTGGGGACAGGCGAGTGCGGGGAGACGCCTTTGGCCTGGGCCTCggcgcaggcgagaagaccgacagggagaacgaggaaagaggaccagaaagaagagagacaccggtTGAAGGCGCAACGGACACCGGCGTCGAAACGCCGAGCACGAACGATGGCAAGGCGGATCCCCCGCGCGAGccgtcgtccttctccctcttcgcgTCGGAAGGCTGTGGAGGTGTCCTTTCGGTCCAGGCGTCGATTGGAGCCCAACTAGCGACGCCCGCTACCGCGGAGACACCTTTTGTGGACGCCGCGGCCCCGCCACCGCCGCCGTCGGAGAAGTCTGCAGTTCCTGCGCGGATCGTGCGGACCGCGCCGCCTGTTTCCACGCAAGCCTCGCTTCCGATTTCGGTTCCGCCGTCACCGCCACCGCCCTTACTGGAGGTGAAGTCTTTTCCACGTCGAAGCTCCGCGGCGTCCATTGCCTCGATAGGCCctccatctgcatgcgcccccGGGACCTGCGACCTGCGGACTCCTGCGGGGGTCGTggctcctgctgtctccgccgtttCGCTGCAACCGGcggcgttctctctctccagagacacCCGGTCGATAGAGGGACAGGCGTGGAgccgaaaggagacacggcgGGAGAAACGTGAGCTGTGCGACAGGCAGCAAAGACGCGACTCGGCCGAGGAAGGCCCCCAGTGTCGgctgtcttctgtgtcgctgCGAAGCGCCCAGGCGAcgtctccggtgtctcccATTTGCTCGATGCCGCGGCGGGTGTCTGCGACGAACACCAGCGCGAGCACAGACGGtcgtgtgtctgcgtcttcgatTTCTCAGGACGCTCCATGCGGCGACTGTTACGCGTTCTGTCCTGCGGTCTCGCTCTCAGACACACAGGCTGCTTCTTTCGCACCCCCTCCGTTTGTCTCCTGTCCCTCGCACCGCCGCGCGCCGTCTCCTCGAGGGTCACCTTTCAGTGCGTCGAGCCTGGACTTTGGGAGGGCGTTTTCAACTGAACTTCTCTCTAGACATGGAGACGCGGCGAGAGGACGCGCAGTCGGCGTTTCACagctcgctgtcttcgcaggcagagccgcaggggagacacaggatacgccacagagagaggacatcgagagggaagagcggCAGAGCGACTCTACACACacgagagaacggagacaagaaaagagagaggtggTGTTGAATGCGGTTGACCACCGACACGGGGAGACCTCGAGAAGCCTGCACTCCACGCAAGCCCGAGCCTTGTGGCGATCTACTCCGCATTCTTGTGATCCCAGCCTTGCCTtcgtggagaagcgaggcgtGAGCACTGCGTCGCCCACAGACTCAAGTCGTTCAGAGCCGattgcttctgcttctggcTTCGGCCGAGACCGGAGACAGCCGGAGGATGGCGAGACGCGCGACGCCGCTTTGGCGGGGCTGATGCAGGCGCGAGTTGACTTCGGGAGCGAAGGGGAGGATACCTTCGTTgaccgcgaagaagcgaggccACAAGcagttttctcttgttccccTCTGCACCAGAGAAGCGGCTGCGGCGCCTTCGTTTCGCTGCTTGCCCTCGcagcagacgaggcagagctGCGGGCAGAGGAACTGCGACTTGAGGAAAGACTCAAGGCCCTGCAGGTCCTTGGATGCCCCGCGGACTTCATCGCGgccggcgacggagacagagagactgaagaagaTCGAAGTCCAAACGCGGCTGATGGACTGggctctgccttctccgcgGACCTTGGGCGAGGACGCAGCTGCGGCTCtgcttgcttctcttctgcgaaTGTGAGAGAggtcgaagaaaacgaagaggctTCTCTCGGGGCGGTGGAGAGCAGCGCGGCGCCGCCTGCGACcgaggtgtctcctcgccctgcTGCTTCTGGCGGGTCTCCGCCGTCGCGCCTCGCAGGCGGAttggaggagaggaggcgcaggagaacctctggaaagaaggaagaagaacagccGACCGACCAGACGCCAGGTGAGACGCcagcgaaggcgcgagagagacggttCGAGGAAAGGCGTGGAGATGAAGGAGgtgcaaagaagagagagcggtCGGCGGAGAGACcagcgacagcgagacacCCCAGTGTGCATCGGCGGAATCGAGGGAAGCTCCAGTCTCCCCGAGAACTGGGCGCGGCTCTCCCCGTTCTTGAggaggacacagagaaggagagaaaagagaccgaGCAGCCGCTTAGGTGGGGAGAacacgagggagaagactgtctcggaagagagacgaggacggagaaCGAGGGGGAGAATAGGGAAGAAGAACCtcggaaagaagagacgcagaaagaggaTACTGAACGAGACAAAGGAGCAGTGGGAAGCTGTGGGGGGACAGTGCCCTGTTTGTTGTTAGAGATATCCGACTCCGGTTCGCTTGCTTCGTGGAGTGGCTCGCGAAGCGAGGcttcgaaaaaagagacaggggagcTGGGCGCGCAGAGGCCTTCCAGCGGCTCAGCGAAAGAGGGCAAGAGCGAGGCTTCCGAAAAacgtttcctctgcgtttcaaAGCGCTGCCAGGAGACGTCTGCCCCGCCCGTGGGGACTTGTCGGACTCACGAGTCCATTCAAGTTGCTGAttcagtctcttcttcggagccccgcatgtcttcttctctctcctcttcctccacttgTTTGAATGTAGCTTCAGAAGAGAGAGTTCACAGGATTGCCTTGGCTGGAcaaaagcgaggaaaggagacaaagcgaAGCGCCCTGGACTCTCACCAGACTCCCCTGCTGGCCTCGCCTTTCCCAGGCACTCGGCGGCTGGCGGGTGTGCGCggaaaggaagcagacagagaagcgcgtcGTGGAGGAGAGCGAACGGGAGCCGACAGACGGCACGAACAGCCtacgaacgagagaggagagtcgGCGTTCTTCAGAGACGCGCGCGTGGACGACACTCCAGAGACGGAGGGAGACGCAGGTGACGatgaaaaagcagaagacgaacgagaggaggaagcaggaaTCTCTGAGAGTTCGACTCTGGTGGCTGCGAtgcaacgaagaaaaggagagtcGAACAACCTCCACGTTG CCGCAGCCACACGGGGGAGACGCGCGCACCCGACGGCCTTCCGGAACCGCTTGTTCGTCACCTAG